The DNA segment AACCTAGTTAAGCCAAAATCCTAAAACATTAGAATGTTGAAGGGAAAAGCACTGCATAGACAAACTATAGACAAAAAGCATATTTGTAGGTAGGTGTGCAATTGACACAATTGTATGTACAGTAAGGGAAGTTGACTTCAGAAGCACCACAAACTTACAACAGCAGCCTTCAAAATAGCCTTGAAACACTCCCTAAAAAATTATAGCTGCCAATCTATGGGATCGCTACCCATTTGCTCCAGAAGTTGGTTAGTGCGAGAGAAGTGCCTGCTCAgataaaattaaaccaaatgaaattaaataatatatatatatatatatatatatatatatatatatatatatatatatatatatatatatatatatatatatattgtttatgtCGATGAAGGAAAATTGAtcaatcatttttttcaaatatcaattGCATCTCAAGATCTAACCTTCACTTCACTAGTCTAGAAAATCTAACCAAAATATGGCTCCAGATAGCCGTGGAACAGAACATCAGATCTATTTAAAAGTAGGGAATTTTATAaggtatttttaataattaaaacaataaaatttgaattttacttAAAAAGGAGTAAATTGGAATTCCACAACCAACCCCTCCCTccacatatattaaaaaaataaataaattgttaaatattatttgaatatctaaatttgactaatattttttttgtttaatttaaattttacaatttaaaataaatatttttaatatagaattttACCTTGAAAGAGAAATCCAATTACTTTATCCaaacaagaaaattgaaatgtaaGATATTTTAATCACTCTATACAaacagaatatttaaaaaatgaaaagaattcaCTTGCaagtatttcaaatataatttatttcaattcttGAATTATTGAAATCCCTATTCCAAATACAATATAAATGTTTGCATTTTTTAATGTCGCAGATTCCAAAAGGAAGTATTttgaaacaattaatttttataaatgtaagaAGTTATCAAGTACCATACACGTAAACTAATTTAACACGTTCACAGAGAGCCCTTAGTGTTGCACATATTCCTTCCAAATCAGAAGTTATTTACACTAGCTGTTAGCCTATTCATTAGTTGTTTTACATNAACATAAATCATGGTCATGAACGTCTGgttaatatattatacaaacaatgcaaaacaattAGAAGTTTGAACATGTTATCACTCANAGTGATATCAACAATGAATCAGTGGAAAAAAGGGTTTTTATTCCCTACACTTTCTGTTAAACTTGCCTTTAATTNATGAATTAGTCCTTTTTATGCATAACCAAGTTTCTCCAAAAAGTACAGGtaccaaaatttattttccaaGATTAAATTATACTGCATAACAACGTTACCTGCAGCCAAAGAAGCCTCTATTTGCAGACAAACCAGAAGGATGTGCAGCTGTAAGAACGTGATGCTTTGTTGCATCAATTAACCTGAGAATATGACAATCACAAATTCATCAACTAGTTTCACCGAATTTATTTTCCAGGTAAGGAAAGAAAAGCATCCAATTTagtttaagaaaacaaattccTAAAAGCAGCCTGCAGTTAATAAATGACAGTTGCAGTAACTTGATCATCCatatctcaaaaataaaaatttactccGATATCTAATTTTTTATGCAGAATTTGGAAAAATTATCAAGGAAACTATTGAAAGCCCAGGTCTCTCTTTGCGGGTTTGTTCCAAAGTCTTGCTATAGTGTTATGTTACAAAGTTGTAGTACCTGGATTTCTCCCGAGCAGAATTTCCCCACAACAGAAACACAACTCCCTCCCTCTTCTGTGAGATTGTCTTGATAACAGCATCAGTAAATTGTTCCCAGCCTTTTTTGGCATGAGAATTTGCTTGATGCTTCCTGACTGAAATCAAAAGTTCAATACTAGTAAAACACACCACTAGAATACaaggataaaataataagtCATCAACATACTTGATTAGAAGTCAACAAAAACTAAAGGTCTAACCTGTGAGAACAGCATTGAGCAAGAGAACACCCTGAAATAAAGTTCAAATGAGCAGATATAGTATTTCAAAAACTACTCTCACAGATCGTGGAAACACATTATGTTAATATAACTACACTCGTATAACTTGGCTTTCAGAGCACAAACTCGTCAAACTTCTACAACAATCCATCTTTGTATTTAACGGGCACCCTTTTTAAGGCGGGTCTTTAGTTATTGACATATAGTTAATCCTCAAATCATACAAAACAATTGAAGGAAACGTTTAAGAGGCCTTAACCATTAAATATACTGCCTTAATTTNGATAAAGTTTTGTAAAAGTTCTTATtagagaagaaataaaaagataaNATGAAACAAATTTCTCCcgttagttaaaattaatttatggaTTTTTGCTCTTAGAAAATTTAGATTCGAGaatttctaagaaaaaaaaaactgtagtACATAAACTGATGTCAAGTTATANGAGAAATTTGATCCATTATACCTCATAATTTAGTTCTCCAATAAAAGTACTTGTCAAAAGATACCCAAACTAAACATATNATTGGAGATGACCTAACGCAGAAAGAACTATCAAAACACGAGAAAGGCTAAGCTTCATCACNCATGACACTTACTATGTACTTTACATTTGATAATACTTATCAAGCATTCAaccataaataattaatatatatcgATCAccattcttttaaaaaactatacaGGGAGTACTAGTTAGTCAGACACTAGCAAGAAATACAATAGGTTCAGTGCATGGTAGTACATACGAAGCGGATAAAATTGAAATCGATCAATTTGAAAGTACCAttgtaatatttgaaaaaagacAAATCCCTCACATAACTCGCATGCATGCAGGAGAAAGTACCTGCACAGCCCATTTTTGAAGATTTCCATGGGGTGGAATGGTGCAACCAAGGTCTTGGTGAAGCTCCTTGAATATATTCACCAAACTGGAAGGGACTTTGATTCCCTCAGGAACTGAGAATGAAAGCCCCATTGCTTGACCAGGTCCATGATAAGGGTCCTAAACATTAAACAAAACTCAAAAATCACTAAAAAAGAGACAATCTCGGATAAAGTTCCCCAAAAATacttaaaagagagaaaaaaaaaatctaacttcttttagtttaaaatcaatttatgcGCATCAGCTTTTAATGATCAGGTTTGATATTGCAGTTGAGGATGCAAGTGCAGTTTTGCCATCTTTTTTGAAACTGCAGCAAACTGAGGACAAGTACAGGTAACTTGACAACAATTGCGGCCATGCCGCACTGTAATAACTCGTTAGGGAGCTTCTACTAAAGCTAAGGAAGTACCTGGAACGTAGTCGAAAATTACACTattttcataatcaattataacaaacattgaattataatttgttttgtttggatgcaataataaataaataaataattttgtttaagtttctTACTAAATTTCAGCCCAAAACTCAAacatattatgtaaaaatattttactcaaaaattattgaaattgaagaaaaaaaaatccaaatatggtgtataactttattttaaatttatggagaaagtattgtatttttaatttttgttttcttttctggaGAATACCAACAAATTTGTCGAAACAACATCAAACGCGAcatataatgaaagaaaaccaaacaaaaatggACGAACCTGGCCAAGGATGACAGCTTTGACTCTATGAAAAGGGGTAGAATTAAGAGCGTTGAAAATCAAGTGCGTGGGAGGGTATACGACGTCGTCGCCGCTTGAAATCTCACTTTCCACGAACTTCGAGAGAGTAAGTGCATAGGGTTTCTGAAGTTCACCAGGGATAGCGTCCAACCATGTTTCCTCCACCAGCAACTCCTCTAGCTTCACGCCAGTTAGACCTACGAACCATCACAAAAACGCTTCGTTTTGAACTATCACAAACGGAAGTGCATTTCCAGAACGACAGAAGTTACCTTTGGTCTTGGAGACCCTCTCGACGCAGAGTTTGAGATTCCGCTTGGACTTGGCGAGGAGCTTGTTGTATTCCACGCGCAACTTCTGGTCGACGGAGAGGGTGGAGGCGTTGGCGTCATCTGATTTGCAGGATCGTGGGAGCGTGGACTTCAAGCGCTTCGAAGCGGGTTGGAAAAAGTCCGTTAGGGTTCTGGAAGCCATTTCGTTCCTCTTGGCAATGGCGGGAAGGGGATGAGTtgtgtttttgttctttttcgtACTTTTCAAGTATTTATAGGCATGCCTTAAAATACGTATGTGTTACACACACAGTGTgtgtgtaaaattttaaatttcttatatatgaTGTGATGttcatttttacattataattgtttattttatctacGTTTTCCGTTTAACTTCCATCTGCGCTTGTATTTATTCAAAAAGACATAAAAGCAAGCGGAATCACCAAggtataaatttacatttttaatgtttacagcaaaaaaaaatgttttctcatttaataaaataaataaactgcGTATTCCCCATCATTGGTCATGAATTAAAACCAATTTGCTTTTGGTTAAATTCCTAGTAAtctaaaaataacatatttgcGAAATAGAAAACGcgtttgatttgtttttctaGATTGACTGagatattaatgatttaataaaataagttgatgcaatgttaattgtttgtgaaacataaaaaatcaaaattcatataCTACTTTCCGTTCATTATGAAACAAACATgcaaaaatacataaattagaGGTCGTATTCCTTACATTGACGAAAATTACCAAACATGCTCTTAAATTAACGTGCCCATCTTACTGCATGATAAAAATTCATGTGTAAGGTTCACATTACAGGAAGCACATCAGCTTTTTTGAAAACGGGGagatattacattaattttttaaaattaattactttcaaattaaattaaaaacctaTAAAGTACTAAGACTAAAATATTAAACGAAGCAacagttaaaaagaaaatggaactTAACCTTATTGTAAATCATTACATACAATATCGCCCTTGTCAATAATCCCACATAAAAACACTAACCAATAATAGATAAATAGATTATACAAAAATCTCTTTCAATGAAGTTAATAGGTCAAAATTAAACTACAagatcattaaaaatttaaaatattttctcaccccaaaaaacataaaatacaaaaaaatttaaaatttaacgaCTCAGATAATATCTCCATGGctgaaaaaacatttaaaaaaaatgatgtaataACTATAGAATGAGAATCGGTGAGGCATACAAGTTCGGAGGATTGGTCGGGGAACTCGTTATaccatataaacaaaaataaaataaaaacataaaatatcaaaaattggATGCAACTGCATCCAAATGCAGTTCATTCATTAAGTACCATAAAAATGTCTGTTACCAAAATGAAAGTAATATTGGGAAAGActaaaaacaaatgtttttaaatagataaaaagtaCAAGAAAGTAACATtaaaaacacactaaaaggCAGTCGCAAAGCAACcaaatataagaaattattcCTAAGACATTCTCTGAGCAGCTTCCTTGGCCAGAAGCTTTTCCTTCGCCCGGGTTTTGGCTTGAGATT comes from the Vigna radiata var. radiata cultivar VC1973A chromosome 2, Vradiata_ver6, whole genome shotgun sequence genome and includes:
- the LOC106755635 gene encoding uracil-DNA glycosylase, mitochondrial, with the translated sequence MASRTLTDFFQPASKRLKSTLPRSCKSDDANASTLSVDQKLRVEYNKLLAKSKRNLKLCVERVSKTKGLTGVKLEELLVEETWLDAIPGELQKPYALTLSKFVESEISSGDDVVYPPTHLIFNALNSTPFHRVKAVILGQDPYHGPGQAMGLSFSVPEGIKVPSSLVNIFKELHQDLGCTIPPHGNLQKWAVQGVLLLNAVLTVRKHQANSHAKKGWEQFTDAVIKTISQKREGVVFLLWGNSAREKSRLIDATKHHVLTAAHPSGLSANRGFFGCRHFSRTNQLLEQMGSDPIDWQL